From the Pseudomonas lalucatii genome, the window CCCCGAGCACGGTGGCCAGCAGGCTCTTGCTCACCGACCAGGTCAGGTGCGCCGTGTCGGCCCGGGTCGGCGCCGCGTAGCGCTCGTAGACCAGCCGGCCGTCACGGATCACCAGCAGCGCGTCGGTGCGCACGCCCCGCCGCTCGCGATCGTCCCGCGGCGCAAAGGCATAGGCCGTCAATGCATCGATGGCCGGGCCGGGCGCCACCTCGGCGACCGGCCATTCGCTACCGGGCCAGGCTTCGCCCTGGGCCAAACTGGGAAGAGCGACCAGCGCCAGCAGCAGGGCCAGGCGGCGCAGCGGGTCAAACGGCATGGGGCCGCCTCGAAAATGAGCCAGGCGCCACCCTAGCACGGCGCCGATGACAGCCTGACGACGCCTGCCCCGGACCTTGTCCAGCCGGCGCCGGGGCGAACTCAGCCCAGGGCCGCCAGGGCCTTGCCCAGGCGCTGGCGGCGGGCGGCCTCGGCGATCTCCAGCAGGCCCTTGTCGCGCTGCCACATCGCCGCCCAGTGCGCCGGCCCGGCGGCACAGGCCTTGTCCAGGTCGGCGGCCATGGCGGCGAACTGGGCGAACAAGCCGCCCAGCAGCAGGTGGCTGGTGGCGCTGTTCGGGCTGTGCCGCGCCACCTCGGCGCAGCCGGCCAGCAGGCCGAGCAGGCGCAGCTGCAAGGCCTGCGGCCAGTTCGATTCGCGCCCCACGCCCTGCAGCCAGGCGCACACCGCGGTCAGCACGTGGAGGTCCTCGATACTGCGGAACGGCTTGACGTAGTCGTCCCAGCCATCGCCGGCCAGGCGCTCGCAGTGCGCCGCCTCCAGGTGCAGGCGGGCATGGCCGATGTCCGGCATCAGCGGCAGCGCCCGCAGGGTCTCGATGCGCACCCCCGGCGCGCCGTTGCGCACCACCCCCAGGCCCAGGCGCGGCGTCTCGCCCTTGGCCTCCTCGCGGGCGGCCACCAGCAGCCAGTCGGCGGCATCGGCGGCGGTGACGAAGTCCTTGCGCCCGCTCAGCGCCAGGCCGCTGAGGCGGGTGCTCAGGTCCGCCGGGCGCACGCTGTTGTTCTCGGTCACGCACAGCGCGCCCAGGGACCAGGGCGCCGAGGGCCAGAGCACGCGCAGGGCGCCCTGGTAGCCGGCGAGAAAGGCCAGCCCCGGCGTGGCGGCCAGGCGCCCGCCGAGCAGCGCCAGCTCGAACGGCGCCGGCGTGGCCAGGCGCTCCAGCAGGGCCGCGTACCACTCGTCCAGGCTGACGGCGGGCAGGCGGTCTTGAGCTTGCAGCAGGCGTTGCCAGAGCATGGGGAAGTCCTCTCTCATCCAGGGGGCGCTGTCACACAAGCATCACCGAAGAGTCACGGGGGTGACACCGGTGCTGCCTAGCCTGAGCTTGCCCAACAAGATCGACCGGCCGCAAGTCCATAAAGCCGGCTAATGATGGAGGCTTAGGCATGACCCAGATCGCTCTCACCACCGCACGTCGCCTGCAAGCCGAACGCCTGGTCGGCCCGGCCGCCCTGCGCGAAGCCCAGGCGCTGCGCTATCGCGTGTTCAGCGCCGAATTCGATGCCAAGCTCAAGGGCGCCGAGCTGGGCCTGGACATGGATGACTACGACACTCACTGCAGCCACATCGGCGTGCGCGACCTGGGCAGCGGCGAGCTGGTCGCCACCACCCGGCTGCTCGACCACCAGGCCGCCGCCGGCCTGGGGCGCT encodes:
- a CDS encoding acyl-CoA dehydrogenase — encoded protein: MLWQRLLQAQDRLPAVSLDEWYAALLERLATPAPFELALLGGRLAATPGLAFLAGYQGALRVLWPSAPWSLGALCVTENNSVRPADLSTRLSGLALSGRKDFVTAADAADWLLVAAREEAKGETPRLGLGVVRNGAPGVRIETLRALPLMPDIGHARLHLEAAHCERLAGDGWDDYVKPFRSIEDLHVLTAVCAWLQGVGRESNWPQALQLRLLGLLAGCAEVARHSPNSATSHLLLGGLFAQFAAMAADLDKACAAGPAHWAAMWQRDKGLLEIAEAARRQRLGKALAALG